The Pelodiscus sinensis isolate JC-2024 chromosome 10, ASM4963464v1, whole genome shotgun sequence genome has a segment encoding these proteins:
- the FAM124B gene encoding protein FAM124B isoform X1, which produces MGSNREIQRQVTDFFFLVYAKALICLCFYFQGDFTMEGSADSLVMTVHLLATSGQSLLLQQTLDRLLKWICLDVRLFLVSERVTPVKYYEKYHQNSSGFPGMSILLFLHEAFGEERIFQVRDFFQHPPWQCYHMQRANGKLYPCASTSQEFYSLDEHMPVWGVRQVHYGTEILRVTLYCSFENYDDAIRLYEMILQKEATLQKNNFCVFALYATQSIAVQLCLKQLPPGLSVELKESSVLQFKVHEIGQLVPLLPNPCVPISSTRWQTQDYEGNKILLQVQGNSKHSEKNGVLSRRHNNASEEQSLQSSTLASFPTKWINHKQKSRKMRMNCKIKSEHGIISGSASGTPQSNSCSSSQASRPAATSQSDTTSFSTNTGNKLHIASQGRRFQRQEEETNVDTGFAVVHSECSPSPLSQFAKDLQDSLPQPPAPKYLLDAAGSRINLLSENRTHLLSFAVQRNKGAGQTASDFHLRISRASYGNGNEEEEEEFFI; this is translated from the exons ATGGGAAGCAACAGAGAAATCCAAAGGCAAGTTACTGATTTTTTCTTTTTAGTGTATGCAAAAGCACTAATttgtctttgtttttattttcaaggTGATTTTACAATGGAAGGAAGTGCAGACTCATTGGTGATGACTGTGCATCTTCTTGCCACCTCTGGACAGTCGTTACTCTTGCAGCAAACTCTTGATCGGCTTCTGAAGTGGATCTGCCTGGATGTTCGCCTCTTCCTTGTATCTGAACGTGTTACTCCTGTGAAATATTATGAGAAATATCACCAGAACAGTTCTGGGTTTCCTGGGATGTCCATTCTCCTTTTCCTGCATGAGGCTTTTGGAGAAGAACGGATTTTTCAGGTCCGTGACTTTTTCCAGCACCCACCTTGGCAGTGTTACCACATGCAACGTGCTAATGGGAAACTGTACCCTTGTGCATCTACTAGCCAGGAATTCTATAGTCTGGATGAACATATGCCTGTATGGGGTGTTCGGCAAGTTCATTATGGCACTGAAATTCTGCGTGTGACCCTCTACTGTAGCTTTGAGAACTATGATGATGCCATCCGACTTTATGAGATGATCCTACAGAAAGAAGCAACTCTgcagaagaataacttctgtGTCTTTGCACTGTATGCAACACAAAGCATTGCTGTTCAACTCTGCTTGAAGCAGCTGCCCCCAGGGCTTTCTGTTGAACTGAAAGAATCTTCCGTGTTGCAATTCAAAGTACATGAAATTGGGCAGCTAGTACCACTTCTGCCTAATCCATGCGTTCCCATTAGTAGCACTCGGTGGCAAACTCAGGACTATGAAGGAAACAAAATTTTACTTCAG GTTCAAGGCAACTCAAAACATAGTGAAAAAAATGGTGTGCTTTCCCGTCGGCACAACAATGCAAGTGAAGAACAGAGCCTGCAGAGTTCCACTCTAGCATCTTTCCCCACAAAGTGGATAAACCATAAACAGAAGAGCCGGAAGATGAGAATGAACTGTAAAATCAAATCAGAACATGGAATTATTTCTGGGAGCGCTAGTGGCACCCCACAGAGTAACTCCTGCTCTTCATCCCAGGCCAGCAGGCCAGCAGCTACTTCACAGTCTGATACCACCTCTTTCAGTACAAATACAGGCAACAAACTGCACATTGCTAGTCAAGGAAGACGATTTCAAAGGCAAGAAGAAGAGACCAATGTTGACACAGGATTTGCAGTAGTTCATTCTGAATGCAGTCCATCACCCCTTTCCCAGTTTGCAAAGGACTTGCAGGACAGCCTTCCTCAACCACCAGCACCAAAGTATTTATTAGATGCTGCTGGCTCTAGAATCAACTTGCTTTCTGAGAACAGAACCCATCTGTTGTCATTTGCGGTTCAAAGAAATAAAGGAGCAGGACAGACCGCTTCAGACTTTCACTTGCGAATATCAAGAGCAAGCTATGGAAATGGaaatgaagaggaggaggaggaattctTCATTTGA
- the FAM124B gene encoding protein FAM124B isoform X2 gives MEGSADSLVMTVHLLATSGQSLLLQQTLDRLLKWICLDVRLFLVSERVTPVKYYEKYHQNSSGFPGMSILLFLHEAFGEERIFQVRDFFQHPPWQCYHMQRANGKLYPCASTSQEFYSLDEHMPVWGVRQVHYGTEILRVTLYCSFENYDDAIRLYEMILQKEATLQKNNFCVFALYATQSIAVQLCLKQLPPGLSVELKESSVLQFKVHEIGQLVPLLPNPCVPISSTRWQTQDYEGNKILLQVQGNSKHSEKNGVLSRRHNNASEEQSLQSSTLASFPTKWINHKQKSRKMRMNCKIKSEHGIISGSASGTPQSNSCSSSQASRPAATSQSDTTSFSTNTGNKLHIASQGRRFQRQEEETNVDTGFAVVHSECSPSPLSQFAKDLQDSLPQPPAPKYLLDAAGSRINLLSENRTHLLSFAVQRNKGAGQTASDFHLRISRASYGNGNEEEEEEFFI, from the exons ATGGAAGGAAGTGCAGACTCATTGGTGATGACTGTGCATCTTCTTGCCACCTCTGGACAGTCGTTACTCTTGCAGCAAACTCTTGATCGGCTTCTGAAGTGGATCTGCCTGGATGTTCGCCTCTTCCTTGTATCTGAACGTGTTACTCCTGTGAAATATTATGAGAAATATCACCAGAACAGTTCTGGGTTTCCTGGGATGTCCATTCTCCTTTTCCTGCATGAGGCTTTTGGAGAAGAACGGATTTTTCAGGTCCGTGACTTTTTCCAGCACCCACCTTGGCAGTGTTACCACATGCAACGTGCTAATGGGAAACTGTACCCTTGTGCATCTACTAGCCAGGAATTCTATAGTCTGGATGAACATATGCCTGTATGGGGTGTTCGGCAAGTTCATTATGGCACTGAAATTCTGCGTGTGACCCTCTACTGTAGCTTTGAGAACTATGATGATGCCATCCGACTTTATGAGATGATCCTACAGAAAGAAGCAACTCTgcagaagaataacttctgtGTCTTTGCACTGTATGCAACACAAAGCATTGCTGTTCAACTCTGCTTGAAGCAGCTGCCCCCAGGGCTTTCTGTTGAACTGAAAGAATCTTCCGTGTTGCAATTCAAAGTACATGAAATTGGGCAGCTAGTACCACTTCTGCCTAATCCATGCGTTCCCATTAGTAGCACTCGGTGGCAAACTCAGGACTATGAAGGAAACAAAATTTTACTTCAG GTTCAAGGCAACTCAAAACATAGTGAAAAAAATGGTGTGCTTTCCCGTCGGCACAACAATGCAAGTGAAGAACAGAGCCTGCAGAGTTCCACTCTAGCATCTTTCCCCACAAAGTGGATAAACCATAAACAGAAGAGCCGGAAGATGAGAATGAACTGTAAAATCAAATCAGAACATGGAATTATTTCTGGGAGCGCTAGTGGCACCCCACAGAGTAACTCCTGCTCTTCATCCCAGGCCAGCAGGCCAGCAGCTACTTCACAGTCTGATACCACCTCTTTCAGTACAAATACAGGCAACAAACTGCACATTGCTAGTCAAGGAAGACGATTTCAAAGGCAAGAAGAAGAGACCAATGTTGACACAGGATTTGCAGTAGTTCATTCTGAATGCAGTCCATCACCCCTTTCCCAGTTTGCAAAGGACTTGCAGGACAGCCTTCCTCAACCACCAGCACCAAAGTATTTATTAGATGCTGCTGGCTCTAGAATCAACTTGCTTTCTGAGAACAGAACCCATCTGTTGTCATTTGCGGTTCAAAGAAATAAAGGAGCAGGACAGACCGCTTCAGACTTTCACTTGCGAATATCAAGAGCAAGCTATGGAAATGGaaatgaagaggaggaggaggaattctTCATTTGA